CGCCTCGCGCAGCAGGCGGCGCAGGGTCAGGCCGCCCTCCTCCACTAGCGCCAGGCCGAGATCCTCCATGTCGCGGAAGTGCCGGTAGAAGGCGGTGGGCACCACTCCGGCGGCGCGCGCCACCTCGCGCAGCCCCAGGCTGCCGAAGCCGCGCCCGTCGGCCACCAGTTCGAGCGCGGCCTGCATCAGGCGCTCGCGCGTCGGCGTGCGCTGCTCGCGCGCGTCGCGCATGCGCTCGAGCGACGAGCGCCGGCTGCGGTGCTTGCGCTCGGTCATGGCCTGTGAGGACGGTCGTTCACGTCTCGCCGCGTTCCGTGTTCCGCTGTAGAAGAGAGCTCTGCCGAGCCGGTTGACCGGCGCGCGCACCGCCGGTGAACATATGTGCACACCAGGCCCGAACGCAACCGGACTCCCGCCATGATACCTGCCCCCTCCCGCAACGCCGCCCGGCCGCACGGCGACGGCGCCACGCGCTAGGCTCCCGCCATGCCCGACCCCGCCCCGCCCGCCGACTGCATCGCCGCCCGCGCGCTCGACGCGCACGTTGCGTGGATCCTGGACCGCGCTGCCGACGGCCCTGCGCTCGACGCCTGGCTGGTCGACACCGTCGACACGCTGCTGGCCCATGCCGAAACCCTGACGCTGGCCGAGGCGGTGTCGTGCGAGCAGGTCACGGAGACGGCGCTGCGCTACGCCGCCGACCTGCCGCTCACCGGCGGCATCCCGGAGCTCATCTGCGCGGTCGCGCGCGCCCTGCGCGATCAGCCCGCGCTGGCCGACGCGTGCATCGGCGATCTGGTGCCGGATGACGCCATACGGACCTTCATCGCGAAGATCAGCGAGCTGCACGGCCTGCGCGCCGGCGCGGTCGCCGAGCTGCACCGGAGCGACGCGGTACGCGGGCTGGTGGCCACGCTCTGCCTGCACGCGCTGCGCGGCTGGATCGGCGAGGCCGCAGGCCGCGCCGGCCGCCTCGGCGCACTCGGTCAGCGCCTGCCGGCCACCGTCCGGGACGCCTTCGACCTGATCTTGGCACGCGCCGCCGAGCAGGCCGGCGACGGCGCGGCCGGTCTGCCGGAGTACCTGCTGCGGCACATCGACGACCACGCGCTGCAGGACGCACTGGAAACGTTCTGGGATCGCCTTGCCGAGATGCCCGTAGCACCCCTGCGCGAGGGGTTGGGCGACGATGACATCGAGGATTTCGCCGCGCTCGCCTACGGCTACTGGCAATCGCTGCGCGATCATCCGACCTACCGCGCGATGATCGCGCGCGGCGTCGACGCGGTGTTCGAGCGCTACGGCGACACGCCGCTGCGTGCGCTGCTCGTCGACCTCGGCGTCGACCGCGCCATGATGCTGCACGAGGCGCGGCACTACGCCCCTTCGGTGCTCGCGGTGCTGCACGACCGCGGGATCCTGGAAGCGATCGTCCGGGCGCAGCTCGCCCCCTTCTATGCCTCGGACGCATTCGCCGGCGCCGTCGGCGGGGGCACCGCGACCACGCGCTGAGGTCCTCCATCCGCTTCGTGGCATGCTTCGCCGCCATGTCACAGGCCGTTCACAGTCCCGAGGCGTCAGCGATTGCCGAATCCGGCTATGTCTTCGTGCCGGCGGCGGCGCTGTACGCGACGCTGAACGCCTTCGGCGCGGACGATGCCGCCTGGCGTCGCTTCGCGGACAGCTGGCATCGCATGCCGGTGGATCGCTTCATGGCGGATGGCGGACGCTACCGGCGGCGCCGGCACGCGACGCTGCGCGCGGGCGCCGACGGCCGATGGGCGCGCCTGCCGCAGCAGCCTCACTACCAGAGCCGCGACTACAACCCGCTCAACGGCGGTGTGCAGCGCTGGTTCTCGCCGGTGGACCCGGTGGTGATCGACAACCCGGCCACCGCGGCCCTCCTGAACCTGAGCGCGCGGACCTTCGGCGCTCTCGCCCCGGAGGTGGACCCCTGGCACGTGGAACTGCACCAGTTCCGCATCGAGGCCGCACCCGACCGCGAGGGCCAGCCCACGCCGGAAGGGGTCCACCGCGACGGCGTCGACTACGTGCTGGTCACGCTGATCGCGCGCCAGAATGTCTCCGAGGGCAGCACCCACATCCGCCACGCCGACGGCACCGAGCTCGGCGCCTTCACGCTGGCGGCGCCCGGCGACACGGTGCTGCTGGACGACCGGCGCGTGCTGCACGGCGTCACGCCTATCCATCCGCTCGACCCCGCACGCCCCGCCTATCGCGACGCCCTGGTCATCACCTTCGCGCGACGGCCGCCCGGCGACGCGCCGTCCTGACGCCCCTCTCCGCAATTTTCACTACATCCCGCGGTTGGCGCACAGCCGCGGCGCCTGTGTAGGATTCGTGACAGTCGCGTGACAGGCACGCGAACACAACGACAACAGCGGGGAGACGATGGAACAGGGGAATGCGGGCCGCCCGGTGTGCGGCCGTCGGTGGCTGTGGATATCCCTCGTGGCACTGGCCGCGGCGGGGTGCGGTTCGAGCGAGCCGCCGCGGGACGGCGCCGGCACTCCGGGGACGCCGGGCGAGGATCCGCCACTGCGCGAGGACAGTCTCGACCCGCAGATCGCCGATGCCGTCTCCGATGCCGAGCGCCGCGGCTGCGACTTCCTCGATCCGGCCTACTGCCAGTTCCCCTGGCCCAGCGACGCGCTCACCGTCGCCGATGACAGCACCGTCACCGGTCGGCGACTGAACCTCGACGTCGCGGGCATGCCGATGAACATCGTCGGCATCCCGGTCAATCCGGCCGCGTGGAATGTCGACGACGGCTTCTCGCCCGGGCAGATGATGCTCACCCATGTGCCGGACCTCGACCTGGCCGCAACCGGCGCCGCCCCGGTGACGGACATCGAGGCCTCGCTGGAGGCCGACGCACCGGTGCTGATCATCGATGCCGCCACCGGCGAGCGCCACCCGGTCTGGGTCGAGATCGACAGCAGCGAGACCGCCGCCACGCCGGTATGCGACCTCGCACCGGGCCTCAACGAGCTGCTCGCGCTGGTCGGTGACGCACCGGACGCGCTGGGCGCCCTGCTGGGCGCGGTCAGCGACGGCTGCGGCGCGCTGCTGGCGCCGATCTTCTCGGTGCTGGGCGAGGTCCTCGACGGCAGCGGCCTGCTGCCCAACAATGCCTTCAAGGTCGACCCGCCGGCTCTGATCCTGCGCCCCGGCGAGAACTTCGTGGAAGGCCACCGCTACATCGTGGCGATGCGCAACCTGCGCGACGCCGATGGCGCGCTGCTGGAAGCGCCGTCGCAGTTCCGCGTCTTCCGCGACCGCCACGTCAGCGACCTCGATACGGTCAACGCCCGGCGCGAGCACATGGAGAACCTTTTCGACACCCTGTCCGCCAGTGGCGTCGCGCGCGACGAGCTCTACCTGGCGTGGGACTTCACGGTGCGCAGCGCCCGGAGCACGGCGGAGCCGGTGCTGGCGATGCGCGAGGAGGCCCTCGGCATGCTCGACGGCGGCGCACCGGCGTTCGAGATCGTATCGGTCGAGGACTTCGACGAGGGCGACAGCATCCGCCGCATCGAGGGCCGCATGACGGTCCCCAACTACCTCAACCTGCCCGACGGGCTGTGCGACAACACGCCGCTCCTGAGCGATCTGGCCGACTACTGCGCCATCGTCGAAGGCACCGTGGGGGCGCTGCAGGCCACCGAGGTGCCGGTCATCGCGGACGCCGCCGGCGGCATTGCCGAGGGCCTGCAGCTGGTGCTGCGCGACCTCGGCCAGCTGCCGCTTTCCCGCCTGAACTACGGCATCCCGCGCGCGGCCACGCCGCAGATCAACCCGCTGCAGCCGACGCAGGAGTACCGCTTCCAGTGCGAGATCCCGCGCACCGCCATCGGAGACTTCGGGGATGCGGCGACCTGGGTGCGCCCCGCGACGCCGCTGATGTACGGACACGGCCTGCTCGGCGGCAAGGGCGAGGTCGGCGGCAGCAGCACCGAGCGCCTGCGCGAGCTCAACCTCATGCACTGCGCCATCGACTGGATCGGCATGGCGACCCGCGACGTGCCCAGCACCCTGCTCATCCTGC
The sequence above is drawn from the Algiphilus sp. genome and encodes:
- a CDS encoding 2OG-Fe dioxygenase family protein — translated: MSQAVHSPEASAIAESGYVFVPAAALYATLNAFGADDAAWRRFADSWHRMPVDRFMADGGRYRRRRHATLRAGADGRWARLPQQPHYQSRDYNPLNGGVQRWFSPVDPVVIDNPATAALLNLSARTFGALAPEVDPWHVELHQFRIEAAPDREGQPTPEGVHRDGVDYVLVTLIARQNVSEGSTHIRHADGTELGAFTLAAPGDTVLLDDRRVLHGVTPIHPLDPARPAYRDALVITFARRPPGDAPS